Genomic DNA from Gimesia aquarii:
TTGCCAGTGTTGCACCGCATGCCTTTTATGGACTCAATCTGTTTCTGGGCCGTCTTGATTCTTACGATTTCGGTTGATTTACTGGTAGCTATGGGGGTCGGGATCACAATTGCCTTCGTGCGTATCGTGCACGAACTGGGGCAGGCTTATGAGCAGAATGTGGTGAACCTCAATGAAGTCAATCGTCCCTTGCCCGGCGATGTTCCTATGCCGGAAGAACTCAAGAAAAAGGTTCTCAAGTTACGCCTGGAAGGTCCTCTTTTCTTTGGTGTCTCAGATACGATCTACCGCGCCTCTTCTGCATTAGTTGATTACAAATATCTGATAATCCGGATGGCCCGTGTCCCGATGGTAGATATGTCGGGGGCTTATTTACTCGATGATATTGTTGAAAAGGCCCATCAGCAGGGAGCGATCGTGTTCTTCACAGGCTTGAAACCACATGTGGAACGTACATTGGAACGTTTAAGGATTTTTGAAAATGTGGCTGATGGAAATTGCCTCGAAACGTTTAATGATGCAATTCTCCGAATTCAGGAAATCGAGGGAACATTATCAGCTCAACAGACGGAATGTGATACAAGGCTGAGTCAGGTTTAAGACGTATGTGGGACATCTCGTAAGAAAAATTGCTCTTCTCAATGAGCATTTTTTCTGAATTCCCTAAAAAATTTCGATCTTGAATCAACTCGATCTTTGATGTCAAACCTCAAGCTGCATTCAAAATCGATACAATCAGACTCTTGTTCTCATTGCTGAGGCAAGAGTCTGAAATGACTGGTCTCTCAATACTATTGATTCCAAGCGGTTACAAAGTGGGATGAGTTGGTCAATGCCTGTTATAGCAATTTGTATTTTGGGTACAATTTGAGATCTGCGCTGCGTTTCTGACTTAATGACACTTCTGAATTACTGTTTGATGCAGATTCAAAATTGCGCCAATGCATAAAATTGGTGCCAGTGATGTTGAGCTGTAACGGTTATAACAATCAGTGACAGATTGCTAATTAAGTGATTTGCGCTAACTATGTTTTTGTGAGTAATTTAGGCCTTGTTTTACAGTGTTAAGCAAGACTCATGCACTTTAATCGATCCCTGAAATTTCAGGGTTTTTTCAAAACTTTTTTATTGTGTTTGGGATACCTCTCTGGCAAAGTGATATCTGTCACAAACAATATGTAACTGACTTCATGACAGTGTTTGACGTATTTTCATTTTCCCTGCATGAACTTTTTGAGATTCACAACTTTTGCCATAGCGACTAAAAACATGCTTACCATTTCAAAAGACATCTTGCCGCAGACATTCCTGAGCTACATTGCTTTCCGAATTGCATTTATGGATACGCTGGAGCGAATTGCTCTGGCAAAGCAAGTGGGAGATGATCCGTTTGAATCCTTTGGTTATCTGACGGAAGTACCCTTTCTGCGAAGCGTTCCTCCGCATGTTCAATTGGATTTGTTATCCGTAACCTGGGCCAAGCATCTTTCCAATGAACGCATTGAAGGTGATCTCGTTGATGAGAGTGTGGTCTACGCCGTATGTGAATCTGCAGCTCGTATTATAGATGAGCAACCAGAGGAAGCACGCCGTTACCTTGAAGGCGGACCGTTGGATGTGCATATTGCCATTGATCATTTTCTGTCTTCAGAAGTTCGAAATTTACATTTGAATTTATCGAATGAAGGTGACTTTTTACTAATTAGTCAATTTCAGGATATGCCTCCCGAAGAAGCGACACCCATGAAAGAAGAATTCGGGATTGAAGAAGAGGCAATTGAGCCGATGTTTGATGTACTCATGCAATGGTATATGTCGGTTGATTTCATGCCGAACCTGGAAGGATTATTACAAGAGCGGGAAGTTGCCAAAGCGATCACGATTGTAGGTTTGAAACAGCAACCGTTGTGCTGAGCGGTTGATGTGAGTCAGAGGGGGGATCAGGAACGGTTGTTATCATCCGTTCCTGTTTTTTTTCGTCTTTGCTTGAAAACTTCAAGTCGTTTACGAATTGTGGCTTCAAACCCTCTTTCGACCGGGCGGTAGTACTCTTTTTCGACCCCCAGATAATCCTGATCGACCCAGCCCTGTTCGGAATCATGCGCATACTGATATCCTTCGCCATGCCCTAATTGCTTGGCGCCTGAGTAGTGGCTGTCTTTCAAATAGATGGGAACAGGGATTAATGCTTTGTTTTTTACATCATGAATGGCTTCATCAATGGCAACATAAGAGGCATTTGATTTCGGTGCAGTTGCGATGTAAGTAACTGCCTGTGAGAGTAAAATGCGACCTTCGGGCATCCCGATCTTTTCGACTGCTTCAAAAGCGGATGTAGCCAGAATCAGTGCGGTTGGGTCGGCATTACCGACATCCTCGGCCGCAGCGATAACGATACGGCGCGCAAGAAACCGCGGGTCTTCTCCCGCTTCAATCATACGCGCTAACCAGTATAAGGCAGCATCCGGGTCACTGCCTCTCATGCTTTTGATCAACGCACTGGCAGAATCATAGTGTGCATCTCCGTCCTGATCATATTGAACGGCTTTTTTTTGAATCGATTCCTGAGCGACCTCCAGATCGAACACTCTTTCGCTTCCAGTGATCGAAAGCACTCCAATTTCCAGCGCGTTCAGAGACCGTCGCGCATCACCATCACAGACTTCAATTAGAAAATCCAACGCTTCCGGATCAACTGTCACGTTGTACCGGGCCAGTCCCCGT
This window encodes:
- a CDS encoding replication-associated recombination protein A; this encodes MGLFDQQEASNLEKAKPLAARMRPQSLEEFAGQQHFLGEGKLLRRILAADRIGSLIFYGAPGTGKTSLAELIAQQSHRRFEALNAASAGIKEVRAALDRARDELATGGKQTILFIDELHHFSKVQQDVLLPDVETGIVSLIGATTSNPFFSLVSALISRSQIFEFQPLTSEDVRQLMERALNDEKRGLARYNVTVDPEALDFLIEVCDGDARRSLNALEIGVLSITGSERVFDLEVAQESIQKKAVQYDQDGDAHYDSASALIKSMRGSDPDAALYWLARMIEAGEDPRFLARRIVIAAAEDVGNADPTALILATSAFEAVEKIGMPEGRILLSQAVTYIATAPKSNASYVAIDEAIHDVKNKALIPVPIYLKDSHYSGAKQLGHGEGYQYAHDSEQGWVDQDYLGVEKEYYRPVERGFEATIRKRLEVFKQRRKKTGTDDNNRS